A stretch of the Synechocystis sp. PCC 7338 genome encodes the following:
- a CDS encoding carboxymuconolactone decarboxylase family protein — MSEFKNAVLDDQDLQAILGGINPKFGDFCTRAAGEAWGLPLIDQKTKALIVIAVDVANQTLNGPFQAHVDMALKQGVTKEEIEEVLLFMCVYGGFNKAASAFAAFKTIFEPSS; from the coding sequence ATGAGTGAGTTCAAAAATGCCGTATTAGATGATCAGGATCTGCAAGCAATTTTAGGCGGCATTAACCCTAAATTTGGTGACTTCTGTACCCGAGCGGCGGGGGAAGCTTGGGGTTTACCTTTGATTGATCAAAAAACCAAAGCTTTGATTGTTATTGCGGTGGACGTGGCCAACCAAACCCTAAACGGCCCCTTCCAAGCCCATGTGGATATGGCTCTTAAACAAGGGGTAACTAAGGAAGAAATCGAAGAAGTGCTCTTGTTCATGTGTGTCTATGGTGGATTCAACAAAGCGGCCAGTGCCTTCGCCGCCTTCAAGACAATTTTTGAGCCATCTTCCTAA